From the Ferviditalea candida genome, the window CAAAATCCTTGCGAGTGAAGTGGTATCTCTTTACGCCTAATGCTCTAGTCGCTTCAAATAAGGCTGCTTGCCGCTGGCCATAGTGATCCAGTGTAATCCGGAAATGCTCTTCACGAGGGTAGATGACAACGGCTAGTCCTTCTTGCTCAAACAGGGTTTGGGCGTTTTCCGTTCCTAACAGATTCGAAACATAGATCCCGTCAACAAATAGTTCCGAGCCTTGTATCTCTACCTTCCCTTCCTCAACATCCGCAATATCTCCGATGGTTTTTCCTTTCGAAAACCGTTTAAGCACGAAAAGCACAATCAGCCCGACGGCGGTCCCGCCGACGACATCCACCCACAATTCAGCCTTTATTATTTGCATGGTTAACGCCGTTGCAAAAGAAACAATTAAAGCAAAGTAATTTCTTGCCTCAAAGGTTTTGGCTATCCCATCGACATAAGCATCGCCACGGTATGCATACTCCGTATTTTCAAGATTTTTGAGGCTCTCGCGCTCCATTTTCCGAACATCCCGAAATTGTTGTATGGCTATAGCTAGGAAAGTCACGGCAATGAAATTTTTTGTCATCAGCGCTGGGATGGCAACAGCCCCTAAAGCGGCTGCAACAAATCCGGTCAATAGATGAATCATGTAGCCATTCGGATAGCTTGGATATTGCCGAAAATCCTCTTTAAGCGAAAGTAAACGGGCTAAAGTGCCCACGATAACAGCTGTCGCAATCATTACTATAAAATCGGTGGAAAGGATTTCACTTTTCATGAATTACACTCCTGAAATACACTCTTGAATTCGTTTGGCAAGCTGCTTATTCCTATCCAGTATTCCCTAATTAAAGCGTTTGAAAAACTTAGAATCACTTCTGGCCTTCAGCTTATACACTTCTTGTACACCTCGTTGAAAAGGCGCTTTAAAGATTCTGAAGTGCTTTTGTCTCTTGGGAGGAAAAAGCCGGGATCTTGGAGATATGATTCAAATGGCCTGTTGGATAAAAGTTTCTTTCTTGGGCAAACTGACCTTGGAAAGGCGGTTTAAAACGATGCCGCAAAAACGCAAAGAAAATACTCAACCATCTATAGCGCCAGGTATGAATGCTCATGATGATCTTGAGAAAAAAGCGACCGAGGAGGAGATCGCTCCGGTTACCCGGTTGTATTTAGATCGGACGCCAAATGATTAAGGTTAATAATCCGGTGTTGAGGCGTATGCATTTTGCGGAATGATCTTTTTTTTGTACGTCAATTTAATTAGGCGTCAAATAGCGTTGACATCGGGATGTTTTATAGCGCATTACGCCTCCAAAAGCCGCTGATCCGTGTAAGGGCCGCAGCAGAAATAAACGCCCGATTCAGCGATGGGATGTAAGAACATGTTCCCTTGTTATTGAATCGGACGTTTTCTTTGTTCGATGCTTTCTTTGTTAGGACATGAACACTTTCAGCTTCTCCCGGATGTCTTGGGCTGTCGAACCATTCAGCAGCTGCTGGGCAAATTCCTCGCAATCCTTGCGATTCAGCTTCGCTATGACCGACTTCATGCGGTTGAGCGCCGCGCTTTCCATGCTACATTCGTCCAGCCCGAAGCCAACAAGCACGGGCGCGGCGAGCGGATCGCCGGCCATGTCCCCGCACATGCCGACCCGTTTGCCCTCGGCATGTGCGGCGCGAATCAAAGTTTGGATGGAACGCAGCACGGACGGATGAAAATAATCGTACAAATATGCCACCTTTTCGTTCATCCGGTCTACGGCAAGCGTGTATTGCGTCAAATCGTTTGTGCCAATGCTGAAAAAGTCCACTTCTTTGGCAAACAGATCGGCAATCTGGATGACAGACGGAATTTCTGCCATAATGCCGACTTGAATCGTTCGGTCATAATCGATGCATTCGGCTTCCAATTCATGGCCTATATCCGCAACGACAGCCCTTGCTTGCCTCCATTCCTCGATGGAAGAAATCATCGGGAACATTATCCTTAGCTTGCCGTATGCGCTGGCGCGCATAATTGCGCGAAGCTGCGTTCTCAGCACCTCCGGTTGGTTCAGCCCGATCCGGATTGCCCGATAGCCGAGAAACGGATTGGCCTCATTCTCCAGAGACAAATACGGCAATTTCTTATCGCCGCCGACATCAAGAGTACGGATGACGACGGGCTTGCCGTCCCACATCGAGGCGATTTCTTTGTACACTTCAAATTGCTCTTGCTCCGACGGCATCTTGGTTGCGTTCATGTACATAAACTCGGTGCGGAATAGCCCGACTCCTTCGGCGCCGCCATCAACGGCTTGATGGGAATCCTGCACGGAGCTGATATTGGCGGCAAGCTCGAATGTCGCACCGTCCACCGTACGAGCCGGCAATCGCCGGAACGCCTCCAGCTTGCCGGACTCCGCGATTAAAGTTCGTTTTTTCGCACGATACGTCTCCATCGTCGCTTCCTCAGGGTGAACGATGCATATTCCCGCTTCGCCATCGATAATGATAGGAACCCCGTGCGGAATCTTCTTGATCGCAGGGCCTACGCCGACGATCGCCGGAATGCCCATTGATCGCGCCAATATCGAGGTATGTGACGTTTTCCCGCCAATTTGCGTGACGAATCCGAGAATACTCTGCGGATTGATTTCCATCGTATCGGACGGACTGATATCGTGGGCGATTAGAATAGCGCCTTCTTTCATGGCGCTGAGTGTTTGGCGCTCCTTGCCTTGCAGCGCGTCGAGCATCCGCCCCCCGATATCGCGAATATCCTGCGCCCGTTCTTTCATATAATCTTTGTCCATACTCTCGAACAGCTTGACGAATTTCTCCATTACCCGCAGCGCTGCCGCTTCCGCAGTCAGGCGATGTTTGCGGATCACCGTTTCCATATCTCCGGTAAAGACCGGATCATTTAGCAGCCCTTGATGGCCGATGATAATGCCCTTCTGCTTGTCGTCCAAACGATCCTGGTTCCGCTCCAATATCGCCTGCAGATCGCCCATTACCAGCGCTTTGGCAGCAGCCAGTTTCGCAAGCTCCTCATCGATTTGCGTTTCGGGAACGGCAGCTTCCCGGTCCACAACCCGTTCATCCGGATGAAGCCCGTAATGAAACGAAGTTCCGATTTGAATACCCGATGATGCCGCTATCCCGGTTATGATCCGTTCGTTCATGCTCATTCTCCGAACCCGCTCTCGATCATGGCGATCAGTTCGGCAACAGCCTGCGCTTCATCCGGGCCTTCGGCGGATATCGTCACGGCTGTGCCTTTGCCGATCCCGAGCGACATTAAATTCAGAATGCTTTTCGGATTGATTTTGTCGTCCTCGCTTGAAACCGTAAGCGTGATTTCGCTTTCAAATTTATTCGCCAATTCTGTAAACATTTGAGCAGGTCTAAGGTGAAAGCCTTGCTCATTTCGTATGGCAGTCGTTTGGGTAATCATATCTCTCCACTCCCTGACGCTTTCTAAAAATGTCGTTAAAACTGCAGCAACTGCAAAATATCTTCGGCCGATCCGGCATTCTGCAACTGTTCCCGGAACGATTCGTGAACGAGCTTCCTGGAAATCAATGTCAATATTTTCAGATGCTCCTGTCCCGCTTGTTGCTGCGGTACCCCGATGAGGAATGCCATCGTGACAGGCTTGTTATCGAGAGAGTTCCATTCCACCGGCTGCGCAAATTTGGCGAACGCGAGTCCAGGTTTGCTTACCGCTGCTGATTTTCCGTGCGGAATCGCCACGCCGAAGCCGATGCCGGTCGAGCCTGTCGCTTCCCGGACGAATACGTCGCTGACGAAAAGAGCGGGTTCAGTCACATGTCCCGATTGTGTGAACATCGCCGACATTTGTTCGATAGCCTCGCGTTTGCTTCCCGCCTGAAGGTGAAGACAAATCGTTTCTTTACTGATTATATCGCTGATGTTCAACGAAAAACTCACTCCTTAATCGTGCATCCCTTGGTTATGCTTTGTTTTTCTTTAAAAAATTAACCATAATTGCCGTAACTACCATACCAACGACGATAGATACCGTATACATGAACAAATTCCCAACCGCATGCGGAATCGGCAGAACGAAGATGCCGCCATGCGGAACCTGCAGCGTTGCGCCGAAAGCCATCGAGAGCGCGCCTGTAATCGCGGAACCGACCATAATGCTTGGAATGACGCGCAGCGGATCAGCCGCAGCGAACGGGATGGCTCCCTCTGTAATGAAAGATATGCCCAGAATCGATGCCGCTTTGCCCGCTTCCTTTTCTTCCTTCGTATATTTCTTCGGACTAAGCAAGGTCGCCAGGAACAAGCCGAGCGGAGGCGTCATGCCGGCCGCCATCACCGCCGCCATAGGACCATATATGTTGCTGGCCAGCAAGCCGACAGCGAACGTATATGCCGTTTTATTGACGGGACCGCCCATGTCGAATGCCATCATCGCGCCGAGAATCAAGCCCAGGAATACGGCATTGGTCGAGCTCATGCCTTTCAGCCAAGCGGCTAACACATCCATAATCGTTTTTATCGGCGACCCGATGACATATTGCATCATGAGCCCGACAAATAAAGTCGACAGCAGCGGAATAATCAGGATCGGCTTCAAGCCCTCGAAATTTTTCGGAAGCTTGATCGACTTTCTGAGCCAGAGTGCCACGTAACCGGCCAGGAAGCCGGCGATAATGCCGCCCAAAAATCCCGCGCCGATCTTCGAAGCCATCATTCCGCCTACGAGACCAGGAGCCAAACCGACGCGATCGGCGATGGAGAAGGCGATGAAGCCGGACAGAATGGGAACCATGAGAGCGAATGCCGAGCCGCCCCCGATATCCATAAGCGCAGCGGCAAAAGAGCCCGGTTCCTTAAATGCCAGAATGCCAAAAGTGAACGACAAGGCGATAATCAAACCGCCGGCCACAACCAGCGGAAGCATATTCGATACGCCGGTCATCAGGTGCTTGTAGAAACCGGAACGCTGCGCGCTGCGCTGTTCTTTCACCTGCTGAACCTGCTGCATATAGTCCGACTTGCTTGCCGGTTGCTTGGCGAGAGCTTCCTGAAGCAGACGATCCGGGTTTTTAATTGCCTCGGAGACCCCGACCTTCACGACGGGCTTGCCGGCAAAGCGGGATTCTTGGACATCCGTGTCGGCTGCAATAATTATCGCATGCGCTTCGCGGATTTCCTGCTCGCTCAGTTCGTCTTCAATCCCGATCGCGCCGCGTTTTTCGACTTTGAAATCAAGCCTTTGCTCAGCGGCAGCCTTCTCCAGCGATTCGGCGGCCATGTACGTATGGGCAATTCCGGTAGGGCAAGCTGTTACCGCCAATATTTTTTTCCCCATTTGAGAAATCCTCCCTTATTTATTGTTTGATATCGGTTGAACCGATACCAGATGGACGTGCTCCAATACTTCGGACAAACTGCAGACCTGAGTGCCTTCCTTTGAAGCTGTCAGCGTTCCCGCCGCGGACGTAATCGCAGCCGTTTCCTTCAGCGATTTGCCGTTCAGCATGCAGTAGATCAGGGCCGCAACCATCGAGTCCCCCGCTCCTACGGAGCTTTTTATCGTGATCGGGAATGGCCTGACGCGGAACGTCTCCGTTTCGTTGATGGCGATCGATCCCTTCTCGCCCATCGACACCAGAATGAGAGAAACTCCGTTTGCAATCATTTCTCTTCCGGCCGCAACAATCTCCTCGTCGGACTTAAGCGATTTGCCGCTCCACTGCTCCAACTCATGGATGTTCGGCTTAAGCGCATACGGCCCAGCGGAAACCCCTTGCTTGAGCGCATCCCCGTCAGCATCGAGCACTGTAATGATGTTGCTGTTCTTTGCAGCCCGAATGAGTTCCGCATAGACGGAAGCCGGAACGCCGGGCGGAAGACTTCCGGCGAGCACCAGATGGGTTGCACCTTTCAGGTTGTCTCGTATTCTATCCATGACGGCCTGCAGATCCCGGGGACTGATTTCCGCCCCCGGCTCGTTAATTTCCGTCGTCGTTTTTGCGGAAGCGTCAACAATTTTTAAATTCGTGCGTGTCCGCCCTGCTACTTGCAAGAAGTCGACGGTTAGCCCCGTAGTCCGCAAAAGCTTCGCAAGCTCGTTCCCTTCATCCCCGCCATACAGCCCCGCAGCAACGACCGGAAGCTGAAAGTCGTGAAGCAGCTTGGCAACGTTAATCCCTTTGCCGCCGGGATCGAGGCGGACTTGCCGAGCTCGGTTCAAGCTACCTATCCGGAGCTCGTCGAGTACGATCGTTTTGTCTAAAGACGGGTTAAATGTAACGGTTAACACAGTTGGTTTCATTTCTCATCCATTCCTATCGGGCTCCGCGTCGATAATGGTTATGCCGTTATCGACGAGATTTTTTCTGTCTTCTTCATGAATGCCTGTATCCGTTATGCAAATGTCGATATCCGCCAAATCGGCAAATTTGGCGAAGCTGGACTTGCCGAATTTGGATGAATCGGTGACCAGGATGACTTCCCGCGCGCAAGCGATCATTTTCCGCTTGATTTCGGCTTCCGCCATGTTCGGCGTCGTCAATCCGATCTGATGGTCAACCCCATTGGTCGCGATAAAGCATTTGTCTACGCGAATTCGGCTCAAGCAAAGCTCGGTGAACATTCCGACCATCGATTGCGTAGAAGAACGGAAAGTGCCGCCGAGAAAAATGATTTCAATTCCCGGGTGATGATCCAAGTAAGCCGTCGAGATGACGGCATTCGTAACGACGGTCAAATGACTGAAAGCTTTCAACTCCTGCAGTACATAGAAGGTTGTGGTTCCGGAATCGAGCAAAATTGTATCGCCGTTTTTGACCAGCTCCGCCGCTTTTTTGGCGATCGCTTTCTTCTCGGCTTGCGCTTGAATCTCCTTTTCTATAAAGCTGGGCTCGACGTTTACGTTTTGTTTGACGGCTATTTTGTTCGAGACGGCCCCGCCATGCGTTCTTTTCAGCAGGTTGGCGTTTTCCAGTTCCCTTAAATCTCTGCGGATCGTGGATTCGGACACTTCCATCAATTTGCTTAATTGAATGACGTCTACACGTTCTTCTTGTTCAATTTTCTCAAGAATGAAGCTTTTCCGTTCTTCAACAAACATATCGCATTCTCACCTCCCAGCTTTCAATTATCACCATTTTACTGTGAATGAATTTGATTGTTTATGCTCAAATATGATTATATACAATTTGTAATCGCTGTCAATATCATAAACGATCATGTTCGGTCAAAAATAAGCCCTCGGTGGTTGGACTGGGAGGAAAAGCGGCACAAAACCCGAACTAGTTTATATTATGGGCTGAAGAATATAATGTAGAAGGAGACCCTACGATGAATGAAGTTCTTATTCTGGAAAGTCTTGCAGACGGTTATTATGAAATCGATATGAATGGCAGGTTTACGTTTTTGAATCATTCATTATGTGCCATTCTTGGATATTCCAAAGATGAATTGATTGGAATGAAATTTATAAATCTCATGGATCAACGAATGGCGAATAAAATAGATTCCACCTTAAATAGAGTTTATCATTCTAATGAGCCTGTCAAATCAGTAGAGTGGGAGTATGTTCGAAAAGACGGCTCTAAAAGATTCGCTGAGGGTTCAATATCTGTTGTCAAGAATAATGAAGGGCATTCGATCGGTTTTCGGGGGATTATTCGAGATGTTACTGAACGAAAGAGGGCGGGAAAGGAACTTTTAGACACTAAGGTAAAACTGGAATCTTTTATCAATAACAGTTCAGACGCTATTGTTATCGTTGATTTGGAAGGGAATACCGTTCAAGTTAACCCTGCTTTCGAAAAAATGTTTGGTTGGAACGAGCAAGAGGTAATTGGCCGATTAGTGCCTATTGTTCCCGACGATTTGATAGAAGAGGCGACGGAGATTTTTACGAAGGTGTTTTCGGGGGCAGGTATTACGGAGCATGATACAATTCGAAAAAGAAAAGACGGGAGTCTGATTCACGTAAGCGTGATGGTCTCGCTTATAAAAGACGGACAGGGAAATGTTATTGCCACTGCCGGTATTTTAAGGGATATCACTGAGAGGAAAACAATGGAAAAGGCCATTCGGGAAAGTGAGGAAAAATACCGTCTTATAGCAGAAAATACGTCGGATTTAATTGCTATTGTAGGAGTAGACAGAAAACTGAAGTATGCTTCTCCGTCGCATCAAATGATTTTAGGGTTTTCACCGGAGTCATTGCCGCTCAACTTGCTTTATCCTGAAGACATTCAAGTCGTGCATAAAGTTTTCTCAGAAATAATTCAAACCCGAAAACCGTGTCAGTTTGAATTTCGCTATCAACATAAGGATGGCCATTGGGTTGATCTTGAGACGTTTGGTACGCCTGTGATCGGTGAAAATGGAGATGTGGAAAGTATTGTCCTCGTTTCTCGTGATGTAACCAAGCGCAGGGAGGCCCAACAACAATTAAGAGAGAGTGAGGAACGATATCGATCACTCTTTGAACATAATCCTGATATGGTTTTTTCACTCGATCCCAATGGAAATTTCATTAGTGTAAATACATCCGGTTTCAGGATTTCAGGATATCCGGTTGAAGAACTTTATCAAAAGTCGTTTATATCTCTGGTAGTTACAAAAGATGCAAGGAGAATATCGCAATATTTAAAGAGGGCAATTCAAGGACAACCGCAGAATTATGAAACTGCTATTTTTCACAAGAATAGGGGGAGTATTGACCTTTCAGTTACAAATATCCCTATTACCGTAGAAAATAAAATCGTGGGTATTTATGGAATTGCAAAGGATATTACCGAATTAAAAAGGACGGAGGATTTGCTGCGGAAATCGGAAAAGCTGGCTGTTGTAGGTCAATTGGCAGCAGGAGTCGCTCATGAGATCCGCAATCCATTAACGGCTATACGAGGATTTGTTCAAATTCTGAAGTCTAAGCTGTGTGAACATAAAGAATATTTTACTATCATGCTAACCGAGTTGGATCGTATTGAGCTCATCATTAGTGAATTTCTTGTACTTGCCAAACCTCAGGTTGTAAAGTTTGAACAAAGAGATCTTCGGAATATCTTGGAAGATATTATTAGGCTGCTTGGTACCCAGGCTATCATGAATAATGTTCAATTTTTGACTGAGATCGAGGATGAAATTCCTTCTATCCAATGTGCGGCAAACCATTTAAAACAAGTGTTCATCAACGTTCTAAAAAATGCAATTGATGCAATGCCGAACGGGGGGGAAATTCTAATTCAAGCAAAGATGAAAGATTCTCACAAACTGTTGATTCGTTTTGCTGACCAGGGATGTGGAATTTCGGAGGAACGGTTGCCAAGGTTGGGAGAACCTTTTTATACCACCAAAGAAAAAGGCACCGGATTAGGGTTGATGATCAGTTATAAAATTATTGAAGATCATGCGGGGAGTATGATCATTTCGAGTGAGGTAAATAAAGGGACCACCGTTGATATCATTTTGCCTATCTCGAATAAGTTTGGTGCTGACGACTAGATATCAAGATATATTGGGATAGGTATAGAGTATGATAAAATAAGTGAAGACATAACGAGATCAGCTTCGGGAAACAATCAAATTTTACTTAAGGGGAATCGCAGCTATGAAGGTTTCATTATTTATCACCTGTCTATCGGATATTTTTTTCCCCGAAGTCGGGAAATCTGTTGTGGAAATTTTGGAAAGGCACGGAGTGGAGGTGGATTTTCCCGAAGGGCAAACCTGCTGCGGGCAGCCTGCCTATAACAGCGGGTATGTCAAGGATGCCAAGAAGGCAGCCAAACAGCTTATTCAGGCATTCAGCCACAGCGATTATGTCGTAGCGCCGTCCGGCTCCTGTGTCTCGATGGTGCGCCACTACTATAAAGAGATGTTCAAGGATGAAGAGGAATGGGTTGCGAAAGCCGACCGTTTATCTCAAATAACATATGAGTTCACGGAATTCCTTGTCAACGTCTTAGGGATTACCGATGCGGGAGCGGAGCTTCACGGGGTGGCGACCTATCATCAATCGTGCCATATGAGCCGGGGATTGGGGGTCCGGAATGAGCCGATGCAGCTGTTGTCCGAAGTGAAAGGACTGGAAGTGAAGGAGCTGCCCTACCGTCAAGACTGCTGCGGATTTGGCGGCACGTTTGCCGCGAAAATGAGCGAAATCTCCGAAAAAATGGTCGATGAGAAAATCAAAAACATCGAGTCCACCGGAGCCGAAGTGCTGATCGGAGCGGATATGGGATGCCTGATGAATATCGGCGGCCGTTTGCGCAGACAGGGAAAAGAGATTGAAGTCATGCATATATCTGAGGTTTTGGCAAAGGGGAAACGGAAATGAGCGGGGACAGCAAAGCATTTTTTGAACGCGTCGAGCAAGCGCTGGATGATTCTCAGCTGCAGAAAGCCATCCCTTTTACACAGGACCGTCTTCGTTCGGGGCGAATGGCCGCGGTGGAAGTGCTCGGGAATGTGGAGGAATGGAGAGATCTGGCTTCGCTAATTCGCATGCATACGATCGAAAATCTGGACAGCTATTTGGAGCAGCTTGCGGAGAATGTGCGCAAGAACGGAGGGCATGTTCATTTTGCCCCCAAGGCTGAAGATGCTGTGGATTATGTGATCCGGGTCGCCAAACAAAAAGCGGCCAAGAAAGTCATTAAATCCAAATCGATGGTGTCGGAGGAGATTCATCTCAACAAGCATTTGGAAGAAGCGGGTCTGGCAGTGGTCGAATCCGATCTGGGCGAATACATCATTCAATTGGCGGGTGAGACGCCCTCCCACTTGATTGCTCCGGCTATTCACAAAACCAGAGGGCAGGTCGCCGAGCTTTTCTCGAAGGTGGCAAAGCGGGAGCTTTCCGAGGAAACCGAGGAGCTGTGCCAATTTGCAAGAGATCAGCTGCGCCAGGAGTTTCTGGAAGCGGATATCGGCATCTCCGGCTGCAACTTTGCGGTTGCCGAGTCGGGCTCCGTCGTCTTGATCAGCAACGAGGGAAATGCCCGCTTAACGACAACCCTTCCCAAAGTGCATATTGCCATCATGGGGATGGAGCGGCTTGTCCCTACCTGGAATGAGCTGGATATGGCCGTATCCATGCTGACGCGGAGCGCTACAGGGCAGAAAATATCGGTTTATATGACCGGGATCAACGGACCGCGCCGGAAAGGGGATCTTGACGGCCCTGAAGAATTTCATTTGATCATTCTGGATAATGGCAGATCCGACATATTGGGCAGTGCTTATCAGGAAATCTTGAAATGCATTCGCTGCGGGGCTTGCGTAAACGTATGTCCGATTTACCGCAATATTGGCGGACATGCTTATGGCGGCGTATACAGCGGGCCGATCGGAGCCGTGCTTTCCCCATTATTGGAAGGATACGAAAAGACCAAGGAGCTTCCCTTTGCATCAAGTCTCTGCGGCGCCTGCTCGGAGGTGTGCCCGGTCAAAATCCCGCTGCATGATTTGCTGCTGGAGCATCGCAAGGTCGAGGCGGAAAAAGGCTATACTCCAATGACCGAAAAGCTCGCCTTTAAAGCGTTCGGCTTTACCGCGGAGCATCCTGCCGTATATGAAAAGGCGGTTAAGCTTTCCCGCCCGGGAACGGGATTATGGGCCAAGGACGGATACATTTCCAAAGCACCGGGACTCCTGTCAGGCTGGACCGATGTCAGAGACCTTCCGCAGCCGGCCAAGCAATCGTTCCGCGAGTGGTGGAAGACTCACAAGAAAGAAGGAAATTAAACATGGATGCGCAAAAAACACAGGAAGCCTTTCTTGACCATATTGCAAACAAGCTGGGACGTCCCCGCCGCCATGGCGTAACGCCTCCAGTCTGGCCCAACAAGCCGTATGCGCATCTCTATCAAGGGCTCGGCCGGGAGGATTTGGTCCAGCAATTTATTGCAAATTTGGCTGCCTTGAATCAGACGGAGGTTGACCGGATACCGAAATCCGAACTGGGCAGGGTGCTGCATAAAGCAACCGCCAAATTTGCCGCCCGTTCCGTGCTGTCCTGGGAGGATGAGCGGTTTTATTCCTTACAGCTTGAGCAGTGCTTGAAAGAAACGGGTGTGGTGCACCGGGTTTGGCGCCCGACGGAGGATGAACAGGAGCTTCGGGCATACGCTGCCCAAGCGGATATGGGGATCGCCTTTGCGGAAATGGGCTTGGCTGAGACCGGCACGGTGGTTTTGTGGAATGGCGGCGGCCGCGGGCGGTTGGTC encodes:
- a CDS encoding LutB/LldF family L-lactate oxidation iron-sulfur protein, which produces MSGDSKAFFERVEQALDDSQLQKAIPFTQDRLRSGRMAAVEVLGNVEEWRDLASLIRMHTIENLDSYLEQLAENVRKNGGHVHFAPKAEDAVDYVIRVAKQKAAKKVIKSKSMVSEEIHLNKHLEEAGLAVVESDLGEYIIQLAGETPSHLIAPAIHKTRGQVAELFSKVAKRELSEETEELCQFARDQLRQEFLEADIGISGCNFAVAESGSVVLISNEGNARLTTTLPKVHIAIMGMERLVPTWNELDMAVSMLTRSATGQKISVYMTGINGPRRKGDLDGPEEFHLIILDNGRSDILGSAYQEILKCIRCGACVNVCPIYRNIGGHAYGGVYSGPIGAVLSPLLEGYEKTKELPFASSLCGACSEVCPVKIPLHDLLLEHRKVEAEKGYTPMTEKLAFKAFGFTAEHPAVYEKAVKLSRPGTGLWAKDGYISKAPGLLSGWTDVRDLPQPAKQSFREWWKTHKKEGN
- a CDS encoding LutC/YkgG family protein, which translates into the protein MDAQKTQEAFLDHIANKLGRPRRHGVTPPVWPNKPYAHLYQGLGREDLVQQFIANLAALNQTEVDRIPKSELGRVLHKATAKFAARSVLSWEDERFYSLQLEQCLKETGVVHRVWRPTEDEQELRAYAAQADMGIAFAEMGLAETGTVVLWNGGGRGRLVSLLPPVFVAVLREADIHPRLTQAVAHVHRQVERGLPACINFITGPSRTGDIEMDLAFGVHGPGKVHIILLTD